From one Tetragenococcus osmophilus genomic stretch:
- a CDS encoding HAD family hydrolase, which yields MAEEFHETFNPEKPVEPTAFNSTKALHRAGFKVEELVELLYATSGGNKEQFLEMVNQLHDAVDQAKEKVLQKQSSDFDPLVAQTDALADLLYFTYGSFVLLGVDPKPVMEIVHQANMGKIFPDGKPHYDPKTNKVLKPENWEKEYAPEAKIKEELMRQMKTTDK from the coding sequence ATGGCAGAAGAATTTCATGAGACATTTAATCCAGAAAAACCAGTTGAACCGACGGCTTTTAATTCAACAAAAGCACTGCATCGGGCAGGCTTTAAAGTAGAAGAACTTGTGGAATTATTATATGCGACAAGTGGAGGGAATAAGGAACAGTTTTTAGAAATGGTGAATCAATTACATGATGCAGTTGATCAAGCAAAAGAAAAAGTTTTACAAAAACAATCTTCAGACTTTGATCCTTTAGTAGCACAGACGGATGCTTTAGCAGATTTGTTGTATTTTACTTATGGTTCATTTGTATTATTAGGTGTCGATCCAAAGCCAGTAATGGAAATCGTTCATCAAGCAAATATGGGCAAAATTTTTCCAGATGGAAAACCACATTATGACCCCAAGACCAATAAAGTATTAAAACCGGAAAATTGGGAAAAAGAGTACGCTCCGGAAGCAAAAATTAAAGAAGAATTAATGCGTCAAATGAAAACTACTGATAAATAA
- a CDS encoding Cof-type HAD-IIB family hydrolase, whose product MVKQKIKAVFFDLDGTLLTSRGKIARSTKKAIETLHNKGIICGVSTARTPTSVARILKDLPFDLFIACNGQLVYTKEQMIYAKPFEQKALDEIISYADQYSRQMILCAKDHTEGSWTMRFSQSGALLRLARFIPYWFPIRKVKRALQKYSPNRRKQRYANLAILQEPIYQCVMLSAEYETEKLTAALPNCDLKRSNPYSVDLVPKGSSKLAGLRFLSAHLGINLAEIMVFGDHLNDIEIIQGAGVGIAMGNASTRTKQIADYVTHSNDQEGIFTALQYYQLINE is encoded by the coding sequence TTGGTAAAACAAAAAATCAAAGCTGTTTTTTTCGATCTAGATGGAACGCTTTTAACAAGTCGAGGAAAAATTGCTAGAAGTACGAAAAAGGCGATAGAAACGCTACATAATAAAGGGATTATTTGTGGGGTTTCCACGGCGCGTACTCCTACAAGTGTTGCTCGTATCTTAAAGGATTTACCTTTTGATTTATTTATCGCTTGCAATGGACAACTCGTTTATACTAAAGAGCAAATGATTTATGCCAAGCCTTTTGAACAAAAAGCTTTGGATGAAATTATCTCTTATGCAGATCAGTATTCTCGTCAAATGATTTTATGCGCCAAAGACCATACAGAAGGTAGTTGGACGATGCGTTTTAGCCAGTCAGGTGCTTTATTACGTTTAGCTCGTTTTATCCCTTATTGGTTTCCTATTCGTAAAGTAAAGCGTGCTTTACAAAAATATAGCCCCAATCGTAGGAAACAGCGTTATGCGAATCTAGCTATTTTACAAGAGCCGATTTATCAATGCGTAATGCTCAGTGCTGAATATGAAACAGAAAAACTTACAGCGGCTTTACCTAATTGTGATCTTAAGCGTTCTAATCCGTATTCTGTAGATTTAGTCCCTAAGGGTAGTTCTAAATTAGCTGGTCTGCGATTTTTAAGTGCCCATTTAGGTATAAATTTAGCGGAGATAATGGTTTTTGGTGATCATTTGAATGATATTGAAATTATTCAAGGTGCTGGAGTAGGTATTGCAATGGGAAATGCTTCAACAAGAACTAAACAAATTGCAGATTATGTAACACATAGTAATGATCAAGAAGGGATATTTACTGCATTACAATATTATCAATTGATAAATGAATAG
- a CDS encoding DUF72 domain-containing protein, whose product MIQIGCTSFKEHTYLTGKKESSLFEYAAHFPLVEMDTSFYAIPKQDYVKEWLKQVPENFQFIMKLPKVFTKHENLAEGSSLDELAQEFLESLRPMIEQGQLFCLLAQFPPFFSCTRENVDYLRKIRQIFPSVPLAVELRNNSWYSASFLEQTRAFMKEQHFSLVMVDEPKKLSSTIPLDDYVTNSEFTFFRFHGRNDAGWNATGPDAKRLRTNYRYQKEELEGLKEVVAEAEKQSKKIAVIFNNNAGGDAAENALQFKDLLQLDFDNLNPNQMELF is encoded by the coding sequence ATGATTCAAATCGGTTGCACAAGTTTTAAAGAACATACTTATTTAACTGGTAAAAAAGAAAGTAGTTTATTTGAATATGCTGCTCATTTCCCTCTGGTAGAAATGGACACTAGTTTTTATGCAATCCCTAAACAAGATTATGTTAAAGAATGGCTCAAACAAGTTCCTGAAAACTTTCAGTTTATTATGAAGCTACCAAAAGTTTTTACGAAACACGAAAACCTTGCAGAAGGTAGCTCACTTGATGAACTTGCACAAGAATTTCTGGAGAGTTTGCGTCCTATGATTGAGCAGGGGCAGTTATTTTGTTTATTAGCTCAATTTCCTCCATTTTTTTCTTGTACACGTGAAAATGTGGATTATTTAAGAAAAATACGGCAAATATTTCCTAGCGTCCCGTTAGCCGTTGAATTACGCAATAACAGTTGGTACAGTGCATCTTTTTTAGAACAAACAAGAGCTTTTATGAAAGAACAACATTTTTCTTTAGTAATGGTAGATGAACCGAAAAAGTTATCGAGCACCATTCCTTTGGATGATTATGTAACTAATTCTGAATTTACTTTCTTTCGCTTTCATGGAAGAAATGATGCTGGTTGGAACGCGACTGGACCGGATGCGAAACGTTTACGTACCAATTATCGGTATCAAAAAGAGGAGCTAGAAGGTCTTAAAGAAGTTGTTGCTGAGGCTGAAAAGCAAAGTAAGAAAATAGCGGTAATTTTTAACAATAATGCAGGAGGCGATGCAGCGGAAAACGCCCTGCAATTCAAGGACCTTTTGCAATTGGATTTTGACAATTTAAATCCCAATCAGATGGAGTTGTTTTAA
- a CDS encoding acyl-ACP thioesterase domain-containing protein encodes MATKYTIPHEVTYYECDVNRTMKLSTMIAIVIKVSEEQSDALNRGNDYIQQLGVTWIITHYEIFVSRLPEANEKVQVTTQAMEYNKYFCYRNFWITTEDGEELVRIESIFSLMNYNTRKISSVSEKIIAPFESEKITKIKRPPKIESLEAPDSVPYRVRFYDIDGNHHVNNAVYLNWFIDGLGYDFLTTYEPEYMNIRFDKEVEYGNQIESLFEVVDQQEDKKKTRHAIQIAGETYCEAQILWRKR; translated from the coding sequence TTGGCAACAAAATATACAATTCCGCATGAGGTTACTTATTATGAATGTGATGTAAATCGCACCATGAAGTTATCTACTATGATTGCTATTGTGATTAAAGTTTCTGAAGAGCAAAGTGATGCTTTGAACAGAGGGAATGATTATATTCAACAGCTTGGGGTTACATGGATTATTACACATTATGAAATTTTTGTTTCTCGTTTACCTGAAGCTAACGAAAAAGTACAAGTGACCACCCAAGCCATGGAATATAATAAATACTTTTGCTACCGGAATTTTTGGATTACTACAGAAGATGGGGAAGAGCTTGTTCGTATTGAGTCTATTTTTTCTTTGATGAATTATAATACACGCAAAATAAGCAGTGTGAGTGAAAAAATTATTGCCCCATTTGAAAGCGAAAAGATAACTAAGATTAAACGTCCTCCTAAAATTGAGTCTTTAGAAGCACCAGACAGCGTGCCTTATCGTGTTCGTTTTTACGATATTGATGGCAATCATCATGTAAATAATGCGGTATATCTTAACTGGTTTATCGATGGGTTAGGATATGACTTTTTGACGACTTATGAGCCAGAATATATGAATATTCGTTTTGATAAAGAAGTAGAATACGGCAATCAAATTGAAAGTCTTTTTGAAGTTGTCGATCAACAAGAAGACAAGAAGAAAACACGACATGCGATCCAAATTGCAGGAGAAACTTATTGTGAAGCCCAAATTTTATGGCGAAAAAGATAA
- a CDS encoding L-cystine transporter produces MTNLLTVIVLLLFVAVLYVFYHMQKIHAKFSTRVFIGLFAGILFGGLLQLIFGIESPVVEQSLDWMSIVGDGYVALLQMLIMPLVFVSIVSAFTRMKESSKIGKISFSVLATLLGTVAVAALIGITMVMLFNLDGAQFTQGSEETSRIAELTQQQSEVQNLSIPEQILSFIPTNVFADLAGSRDTSTIGVVIFSAFVGVAYLGVKRKAPEQAETFSRIIESLYNIVMRIVTLVLRLTPFGVFALMTNVLATSDFGAIVNLGTFIIASYVGLIIVLLMHSLLLASVRVNPITYFKKAFPVLSFAFTSRSSAGALPMNLETQTKALGVEDATANFAGSFGISIGQNGCAGLYPAMLATIVAPTAGVNIFDWRFIIMLILVVTISSFGVAGVGGGATFASLIVLSSMNLPLAIVGLVISVEPLIDMARTLVNVSDSMVAGVVTSARLHDLDRDTLNDSNQVVTENEV; encoded by the coding sequence ATGACAAATCTGCTCACTGTAATTGTTTTACTTTTATTTGTTGCAGTTTTATATGTGTTTTATCATATGCAAAAAATACATGCGAAGTTCTCAACGCGTGTATTTATTGGTTTGTTTGCTGGTATCCTTTTTGGTGGTCTTTTGCAACTGATTTTTGGTATAGAAAGTCCAGTTGTGGAACAGTCACTTGATTGGATGTCCATTGTTGGTGACGGCTATGTTGCTTTACTTCAAATGCTCATCATGCCATTGGTTTTTGTTTCCATTGTAAGTGCGTTTACGCGCATGAAGGAAAGTTCAAAGATTGGAAAAATCAGTTTTTCCGTATTAGCGACATTGTTAGGAACTGTGGCAGTCGCTGCTTTGATCGGAATTACAATGGTAATGCTGTTTAATTTGGATGGAGCCCAATTTACTCAAGGCTCTGAAGAAACAAGTCGAATTGCTGAGCTTACTCAACAACAATCAGAAGTACAAAATCTATCAATTCCTGAACAAATCTTATCCTTTATTCCAACAAATGTGTTTGCGGACCTTGCTGGTAGTCGGGATACAAGTACAATTGGTGTTGTAATTTTTTCTGCTTTTGTTGGAGTAGCTTACCTAGGTGTCAAACGCAAAGCGCCAGAACAAGCGGAAACGTTCAGTCGTATCATCGAAAGTCTATACAATATCGTTATGCGTATTGTAACGCTTGTTTTACGTCTAACGCCTTTTGGTGTATTTGCTTTGATGACAAACGTATTAGCAACAAGTGATTTTGGTGCAATTGTTAATTTAGGTACATTTATTATTGCTTCTTATGTAGGTTTGATTATCGTTTTACTTATGCACAGTTTGTTACTAGCATCTGTTCGAGTAAACCCAATAACTTACTTCAAAAAAGCATTTCCAGTATTGAGTTTTGCCTTTACTTCTCGTTCAAGTGCGGGTGCATTACCAATGAACCTTGAAACGCAAACGAAAGCTTTAGGCGTAGAAGATGCAACGGCAAACTTTGCAGGAAGCTTTGGTATCTCTATTGGTCAAAATGGATGTGCTGGTTTATACCCAGCAATGTTGGCTACTATTGTAGCACCAACGGCTGGCGTGAATATTTTCGATTGGCGCTTTATTATCATGTTAATCTTAGTTGTAACGATTAGTTCATTTGGCGTAGCCGGCGTTGGTGGCGGTGCAACATTTGCTTCGCTGATCGTATTGAGTTCAATGAACTTGCCACTAGCTATCGTAGGTTTAGTTATTTCAGTTGAACCGTTGATTGATATGGCTAGAACGCTAGTAAACGTAAGTGATAGCATGGTAGCTGGTGTTGTAACAAGCGCAAGGCTCCATGATTTGGATCGCGATACGTTAAATGATTCTAACCAAGTAGTTACCGAAAATGAAGTGTAA
- a CDS encoding MFS transporter, with protein sequence MEKHSNGLTKQFVLLLAITCGVVVANMYYVQPIGTQVAESFHVSTSAIGSITMLTQVGYALGLLFIVPLGDVLNKRRLIITMAGLSSVSLLSAFAAPNFQVFIFSAFLIGLLSVVPQIIIPYGAVLAGPEKRGQIMGKLLSGLLVGILLSRTFSGIIASFLPWRSIYLIAPLMIILLTVLLAIKMPKDSSKNTTLSYVATLKSIPLLVKKQKVLREAAVSGFFMFGTFSIFWSTLIFYISSPVYNWGTFAAGVLAIFGLSGAVAAPIVGKLSDKYAQRTIVWLGVLMQTSSFIILHFFAAHIVPLVLSIILLDIGNQFGQVANQTRVQNLGEQVSNRNNTVFMFSYFIGGAVGSFLGTTMWGIANWPGVTLTALAFQACAIIFHLFVFRKQS encoded by the coding sequence ATGGAAAAACATTCCAATGGTTTAACAAAACAATTTGTGCTTTTATTGGCAATAACCTGTGGCGTTGTCGTTGCTAACATGTATTACGTCCAACCTATCGGGACTCAGGTCGCTGAAAGCTTTCATGTAAGTACCAGTGCGATTGGTAGTATTACGATGTTAACCCAAGTAGGATATGCTTTAGGTTTACTATTCATCGTACCGCTAGGAGATGTTTTAAACAAACGGCGGCTTATAATCACTATGGCTGGACTGTCTTCAGTATCTTTATTAAGTGCTTTTGCAGCACCTAATTTCCAGGTATTTATTTTTTCAGCTTTTTTAATTGGTTTACTTTCTGTCGTTCCACAAATTATCATCCCTTATGGCGCTGTATTAGCAGGTCCCGAAAAACGCGGGCAAATCATGGGAAAACTTTTAAGTGGATTATTAGTAGGAATTCTATTATCTCGAACATTTTCTGGCATTATTGCTAGTTTTTTACCTTGGCGTTCTATTTATTTGATTGCTCCATTGATGATTATTTTATTAACGGTCCTACTTGCAATTAAAATGCCAAAAGATTCTTCAAAAAATACGACACTTTCTTATGTAGCTACGTTAAAAAGTATACCCTTACTGGTAAAAAAACAAAAAGTATTACGCGAAGCAGCTGTTTCTGGTTTCTTCATGTTTGGAACATTTTCAATTTTTTGGTCTACACTCATTTTTTACATTAGTAGCCCTGTTTATAATTGGGGAACATTTGCAGCAGGAGTATTAGCTATTTTTGGCCTGTCTGGCGCTGTAGCCGCTCCTATTGTAGGCAAATTATCCGATAAATATGCACAACGTACCATTGTATGGCTCGGGGTTCTCATGCAAACGAGTAGTTTTATTATCCTACACTTTTTTGCCGCACATATCGTACCACTCGTTTTATCCATTATCTTATTAGACATCGGCAACCAATTTGGTCAAGTTGCCAACCAGACACGCGTACAAAATTTAGGAGAACAAGTGAGTAACCGCAATAACACTGTTTTTATGTTTTCTTATTTTATTGGTGGAGCAGTTGGTTCATTTTTAGGAACTACGATGTGGGGAATCGCTAATTGGCCTGGCGTCACTTTGACGGCTCTAGCTTTTCAAGCCTGTGCTATTATTTTTCACCTTTTTGTTTTCCGAAAACAAAGCTAA
- a CDS encoding C1 family peptidase: MPEITNELTTKFAEEFEKNKKQQVVQNAVTKNGISNSAENIGTQATNVPVFSIDLKTGKVSDQKQSGRCWMFAALNTFRHKILDQFDLKDFELSQNYSNFWDKYEKANYFYENILATADQEVTSRKVAFLLETPQQDGGQWDMMVSLFKKYGVVPKAVMPESSNSTNSRDLNNYLNKKLRKDAATLRQLVAKGASESDIQAKREKMLQEVFNLLAISLGTPPTTFDFEYRDEQQEYHIDRDLTPKTFYDKYVGVDLDNYVSVINAPTNDKPYNSSYTVEMLGNVVGGKPVRYLNVDMETLKKLAVEQLEQGESVWFGCDVGQSSTRQGGIMSLDAYDMNELFDIDFTTSKAQRLDYGESMMTHAMVLTGVDIVDGKSTKWKVENSWGEKVGDKGFFVASDDWMDEYTYQIVVRKDFLTEEQLAAYEKEPTVLAPWDPMGALA; the protein is encoded by the coding sequence ATGCCTGAAATTACAAACGAATTGACAACAAAATTCGCTGAAGAATTTGAAAAAAATAAAAAACAACAAGTGGTGCAAAATGCTGTAACTAAAAACGGCATCAGTAACTCAGCAGAAAATATAGGTACACAAGCAACAAATGTGCCTGTATTTTCTATTGATTTAAAGACAGGAAAAGTCTCGGACCAAAAACAATCTGGACGTTGCTGGATGTTTGCGGCGCTTAACACATTTCGTCATAAAATTTTAGATCAATTTGACCTTAAAGATTTTGAACTATCCCAAAATTACTCTAATTTTTGGGACAAATACGAAAAGGCTAACTATTTTTACGAAAATATTTTGGCTACGGCAGATCAAGAAGTGACAAGTCGTAAAGTAGCGTTTTTATTAGAAACGCCACAACAAGACGGTGGACAGTGGGACATGATGGTCTCTCTTTTCAAAAAATACGGCGTGGTTCCTAAAGCAGTTATGCCAGAAAGTAGTAATTCGACCAACTCACGTGATTTAAATAATTATTTAAATAAAAAGTTACGTAAAGATGCAGCTACTTTACGCCAATTAGTGGCCAAAGGAGCTTCTGAAAGTGATATCCAAGCTAAAAGAGAAAAAATGTTGCAAGAAGTCTTTAATCTTTTAGCGATTTCCTTAGGCACACCACCAACAACGTTTGATTTTGAATATCGTGATGAGCAACAAGAATACCATATTGATCGTGATTTAACGCCTAAAACTTTCTATGACAAATACGTAGGTGTGGATTTGGATAACTATGTTAGTGTCATTAATGCACCAACAAACGATAAGCCTTATAATTCCTCATATACTGTTGAAATGTTAGGAAATGTCGTAGGCGGAAAACCCGTTCGTTATTTGAATGTCGATATGGAAACTCTGAAAAAATTAGCGGTAGAACAATTAGAACAAGGGGAGTCCGTATGGTTTGGCTGTGATGTAGGCCAATCTTCGACTCGTCAAGGTGGTATTATGTCACTTGATGCTTATGATATGAATGAATTGTTTGATATCGACTTTACCACAAGCAAAGCACAACGTTTAGATTATGGTGAAAGTATGATGACTCATGCAATGGTATTGACGGGTGTTGATATCGTCGATGGTAAATCTACAAAATGGAAAGTTGAAAACAGTTGGGGAGAAAAAGTCGGTGACAAAGGGTTCTTTGTTGCAAGCGATGATTGGATGGATGAATATACTTATCAAATCGTTGTTCGTAAAGATTTCTTGACTGAAGAACAATTAGCTGCTTATGAAAAAGAACCGACTGTCCTAGCACCATGGGATCCTATGGGCGCGTTAGCTTAA
- a CDS encoding acyltransferase family protein, protein MANKKRDPYFDNAKFLLMILVVFGHMMQPFIENEQWNHDLYYTIFSFHMPAFIFISGFFAKSFDPQKRAPIATSFQKFIVPYIFFQWTYSLFNRLSGAEEHFTFQLDVPNWSLWFLISSFFWQISLYFFRKIRPSAGITISILISLLVGYTPFIGRELTLQRTAVFLPFFVIGYYLPKNFADRFKNLKYKQFFALGFVIIYALVNYLNEVNKYMFFGSKPYDDFLNFPEWGFLVRIVTFMLAIIGMLAFFSLVPTRETSYTKEGKYTLIAYLLHGFFIRGMRAFNLEDIHLGFPGFIILALASIILTTVLASEPVGRTYSKIEQYFLGNRKKDSPSYNNL, encoded by the coding sequence ATGGCAAATAAGAAGCGAGACCCTTATTTTGACAATGCCAAATTTTTATTAATGATTTTAGTGGTCTTTGGGCATATGATGCAGCCTTTTATCGAAAATGAACAGTGGAATCATGATTTATACTATACGATCTTTTCATTTCACATGCCGGCCTTTATTTTTATTTCAGGTTTTTTTGCAAAATCATTTGATCCGCAAAAAAGAGCACCAATAGCTACAAGTTTTCAAAAATTTATTGTTCCTTATATTTTCTTTCAGTGGACATATTCTCTTTTTAACCGGCTTTCAGGTGCAGAAGAACATTTTACCTTCCAACTTGATGTCCCTAACTGGTCCTTGTGGTTTTTAATCAGTTCTTTTTTCTGGCAAATTTCTTTGTATTTTTTCAGGAAAATACGACCTTCCGCAGGTATTACGATTAGTATATTGATTAGTTTACTAGTGGGATATACGCCATTTATTGGTCGAGAGCTTACTTTACAACGGACAGCTGTTTTCTTACCATTTTTTGTGATCGGATATTATCTTCCTAAAAATTTTGCCGATCGTTTCAAAAATTTAAAGTATAAACAGTTCTTTGCTTTAGGTTTTGTCATCATTTATGCCTTAGTGAATTATCTAAATGAGGTTAATAAATATATGTTCTTTGGTTCGAAACCTTACGATGACTTTTTGAATTTTCCTGAATGGGGCTTTTTAGTACGAATTGTTACGTTTATGCTGGCAATTATTGGCATGTTGGCTTTCTTCTCGTTAGTTCCCACTCGAGAGACAAGTTATACTAAAGAAGGAAAATATACCTTGATTGCTTATCTATTACACGGCTTCTTTATCCGAGGCATGCGTGCTTTTAACTTGGAAGATATACATTTAGGTTTTCCAGGATTTATAATTTTGGCTTTGGCTAGTATTATACTAACGACGGTATTAGCAAGTGAGCCTGTAGGCAGGACGTATAGCAAAATTGAGCAGTATTTCTTGGGGAATAGAAAGAAGGATAGCCCATCCTATAATAACCTTTAG
- a CDS encoding APC family permease, giving the protein MEKRTTLKKSLKPHWVWAVALGSSIGWGAFVQPTDWMSTAGPLGASLGLAIGGLLMMLIAVSYGFLIRSFPVSGGEFAYAFISLGKTHAFISGWFLTLGYICIVALNASALALMMRFVFPSLLENLYMYEVAGGDVYGVEIMVATVALAIFGYLNVRGGVFSGKAQFIFCVIMIIGIVLISVLVGAQPSTGLENASPSFPSGTNAGAAIVSIIAISPWAFVGFDNVPQAAEEFNFSSKKAFGLIIFAIAAAVILYGMMIFSVAISTPWQNLTAADNVWETGFAIKELLGNVGLLIVMVALTMGIITGLNGFIISTSRLLFAMSRAKFIPKAFSKLHKKYETPYISIIFTVLIAMIAPWFGRNVLGWVVDMSSVGVTIAYFYTCYTAFSLFKWRKDQQYNKGYYVISPMRKALAGLGVIVSVIFLGLLIVPGSPAYLEVQSRIALVIWIVMGIIFYLVKRKDYKKVSDKEMSYLILGKEDIFTETKTNRKKL; this is encoded by the coding sequence ATGGAAAAACGAACAACGTTAAAAAAAAGCCTTAAACCCCATTGGGTGTGGGCGGTAGCTTTAGGTTCTTCTATCGGTTGGGGAGCTTTCGTACAACCGACAGACTGGATGTCCACAGCTGGTCCTTTAGGTGCTTCTCTTGGACTTGCTATTGGTGGTTTATTAATGATGCTTATTGCCGTTAGTTACGGTTTTCTTATTAGAAGTTTTCCGGTGTCAGGCGGCGAATTTGCTTATGCGTTCATCAGCCTTGGAAAGACTCACGCTTTTATTAGTGGTTGGTTTTTAACTTTAGGGTATATTTGTATTGTTGCCCTCAATGCTTCAGCTCTTGCACTAATGATGCGTTTTGTCTTTCCTTCGCTTCTAGAGAACTTATACATGTATGAAGTGGCTGGTGGAGATGTTTACGGTGTGGAAATTATGGTTGCGACAGTTGCGCTAGCCATCTTTGGTTATCTTAATGTAAGGGGCGGTGTTTTTTCGGGAAAAGCGCAATTTATTTTTTGTGTGATTATGATTATCGGGATTGTACTTATTTCAGTATTAGTCGGTGCACAGCCAAGTACTGGATTAGAAAACGCTAGCCCGAGTTTCCCTTCAGGGACCAACGCCGGAGCTGCGATTGTCTCTATTATTGCTATTTCCCCGTGGGCATTTGTCGGTTTCGATAATGTACCGCAAGCGGCAGAAGAATTTAATTTTTCTTCCAAAAAAGCGTTCGGATTGATTATTTTTGCTATAGCAGCGGCAGTGATACTATACGGCATGATGATTTTTTCTGTAGCAATTTCAACTCCGTGGCAAAATCTTACAGCTGCTGATAATGTTTGGGAAACTGGCTTTGCAATAAAAGAGCTTCTCGGAAATGTGGGATTATTAATTGTAATGGTGGCATTAACGATGGGAATTATTACAGGGCTAAATGGCTTTATTATCTCGACAAGTCGTTTATTATTTGCGATGTCGCGTGCAAAATTTATTCCTAAAGCTTTTTCGAAATTGCATAAGAAGTATGAAACTCCTTATATTAGCATTATCTTTACTGTACTTATTGCGATGATAGCTCCTTGGTTTGGTAGAAACGTGTTAGGCTGGGTAGTGGATATGTCTTCAGTAGGGGTAACAATCGCTTATTTTTACACGTGCTATACTGCTTTTTCTCTGTTTAAATGGAGAAAGGATCAACAGTATAATAAGGGATACTATGTTATTTCTCCGATGAGAAAGGCTCTTGCTGGACTAGGAGTCATTGTTAGTGTTATCTTCTTAGGTCTTCTTATTGTGCCAGGTTCTCCTGCATATTTAGAAGTTCAATCTAGAATAGCTTTGGTTATCTGGATAGTAATGGGAATAATATTTTATCTAGTGAAACGAAAGGATTATAAAAAAGTTTCTGATAAGGAAATGAGCTATTTAATCTTAGGCAAAGAAGACATTTTTACTGAAACTAAGACAAATAGGAAAAAACTTTAA
- the ltrA gene encoding group II intron reverse transcriptase/maturase yields the protein MRFIEKITSHQNITQAIEQVKKNKGAPGVDEMTVDELDHYFYQHGHTLVQEIRSMTYRPKAVKRVYIPKSDGKQRPLGIPSVVDRVVQQATAQQLSRIFDVHFSETSYGFRPGRSAHQAIEKVLDYLNEGYEWLIDMDIEKYFDTVNHDQLISTLRERVKDRETLHLIRVFLKAGIMENGFVSPNETGVPQGGPLSPVLANIYLDKLDKELEARGLHFVRYADDTDIFVKSEMAANRVMKSITGWIERKLFLQINVTKTKVVRPTQSQFLGFTFWKNQKGWQCKPSKVSKTKLYDKTKEVLKRKHAVSRPLAVTFTKLNQIIRGWINYYRIGSMKTYLAKFGQWLRHKVRVIIIKQWKLPRRIYMNLQQLNRLFNCHFKKEDIYKVANSRLGWYRKCGMDVVNFTLSPKVLAIKKKDRPGLVDPLSYYLNKA from the coding sequence ATGAGATTCATTGAAAAGATTACGAGTCATCAAAATATCACGCAAGCCATCGAACAGGTCAAAAAGAATAAAGGGGCTCCGGGTGTTGATGAGATGACAGTCGATGAACTCGACCATTATTTCTATCAACATGGACATACCCTTGTTCAGGAGATTCGGTCGATGACCTACCGACCAAAGGCGGTTAAAAGAGTTTATATCCCTAAATCTGATGGGAAGCAAAGACCTTTAGGGATTCCAAGTGTGGTGGACCGTGTGGTGCAACAGGCAACTGCGCAACAATTAAGTCGCATCTTCGATGTCCACTTCAGCGAAACCAGTTATGGTTTCCGCCCGGGTCGAAGTGCTCATCAAGCGATTGAAAAAGTCCTTGATTACTTGAATGAAGGCTATGAATGGCTCATTGATATGGATATTGAGAAATATTTTGATACAGTTAATCATGATCAATTAATCTCGACCCTTAGAGAACGGGTCAAAGATAGAGAAACCCTTCATTTAATACGTGTTTTCTTAAAAGCAGGTATTATGGAGAATGGCTTCGTTAGCCCGAACGAAACCGGAGTTCCGCAAGGAGGTCCGTTAAGCCCAGTTTTAGCGAATATTTATCTGGATAAACTGGATAAAGAATTAGAAGCAAGGGGGCTGCATTTCGTTCGTTACGCGGATGATACGGATATTTTTGTCAAAAGCGAGATGGCAGCCAATCGAGTGATGAAATCTATTACTGGTTGGATTGAAAGAAAACTATTCTTGCAAATCAATGTCACAAAAACTAAGGTCGTACGACCGACACAAAGTCAATTTTTAGGATTTACCTTTTGGAAGAACCAAAAAGGTTGGCAGTGTAAACCGAGTAAAGTCAGTAAAACAAAACTCTATGACAAAACCAAAGAAGTTCTTAAAAGGAAACATGCCGTGTCGCGACCTTTAGCTGTGACATTTACAAAGCTGAACCAGATTATAAGAGGCTGGATCAATTACTACCGTATCGGCAGTATGAAAACCTATCTAGCGAAGTTTGGTCAATGGTTACGACATAAAGTCCGTGTCATTATTATAAAGCAATGGAAACTTCCGCGACGAATCTATATGAATTTACAACAATTGAATCGACTATTCAATTGTCATTTCAAGAAAGAAGACATTTATAAGGTCGCTAATTCTAGATTAGGTTGGTATAGGAAATGCGGGATGGACGTTGTCAACTTTACGTTAAGTCCGAAAGTTTTAGCCATAAAGAAAAAGGATCGACCTGGATTGGTTGATCCTTTATCCTACTATCTAAATAAAGCGTGA